The Eublepharis macularius isolate TG4126 chromosome 12, MPM_Emac_v1.0, whole genome shotgun sequence genomic sequence GTGTGCACTCTGCACGTGTGTCAGAAAGCCATGGCTTGAAGGATGGCTCATAAGTCATGATTATTTACAACCAGGAAAGGGGAAAGAATGATTTCTTTCCGATTCAGGCTCCTTCCAACTAGGGTACTCCATGGAGATGGTGTGCTTGTTCACGTCCGAGGTTTGCCTCACTTTCTCCTCTCTTGCAGGCTGGATTCGGGATGCCACCGGCAGCTACACGGCTTCGTTCCAGGCAGCTGGCTCCATCCTCATTGCAGGGAGCTTGGTTCTACTGGCCTTGCCAAACTATCTCCCCTGCCTCCCCGCAGCTTCTCTCAAGCCGCCAGAAGATTGCAAAGAGGAAGAAGCTCTGGCATCCAGCCATCCCCCGTCCCCACACTGAAGATGGAGGATTCAGGACTGAGCAGAGCTGAGCTGGCCTCTGCGCCATTTCTGAAAGAGGGACCTCCAAGGCATTCCGTTTTTGCATTCTCAAGTCATATATTTAAAAACTGAGGTGGGAGAAAGGGAGGACAGGCAACAACTGTgttgctgcagagagagagagagagacacgcTGGGCCCCAAATGCAAAGATGGTTGTGCGAAGCGTCCCAGTGTGGGCCATTGTACGAGGTCAGGGTGGATATTAAACTACTCGAGACCAGAGAGGTAGGATTACTGTTACGGAAAAGCTATTACAAAGAAAGCCAGGTGCACATGCGGTGCATGCGCCTGTGCGCGCACACAGGAAAGTCAAACTTCTGGAGGACCTGTTGGGTTTCTCTTCATCACTTTAATGCACACCTGTCTTTCACACACAAGGCAGTCAACAGTCTCAGCGCAGACCTGCTTTGCTTCAAGGAAGGTCCTTTGCCCAAACTGGGAGCAGACAAAGACTTCAAGCAAAGACTCCCACTTCTCTTTCACAAAGCGAACTGGGAAAGCCGCAGGGCTCAGGTTAGGATACTGGGAGCCCAAACTCCCCTGTAAGGGACTGTCTGGACCCAGCACAcagggctggcggggggggggatgcacgCCCCACTTCAGTTCTGCGGACGAGGGCTTCTCACTCCGCAAGAGGCCTTGCTATGTCCAGCCAGAGAGAACACCCCGGGCCCTTTCCTGGAACCACGCCtgggagtggaggggggggaggggaacagaGGCTGAGTTTAAATGTGACGCTGGTCAATGGAAACTCACACACTCAGGGGACTTACTATGCAGGTGTCCAGCACGTCACTGAAAATGGGCTTCTTCCTGTGTGCACTTGGGCATAGCTGCTAGCAGAGGGGCAACCAAGTTTCAGTGAGACAGTGTGGGAGTACAAAGACCTTCAAGGAGAGTTCTTTCACCCCAGCCAGCATCCTATAAAGCCAGGTGGAGAACAAAAAGCTTCTGAACAGAGGCTGGGTCCTACGGCTTAGCATATGTGCCTagtgggtggggtttagggagttGCACAGGGCTCTTGGGGCCGGGCTCAGGGCTTCAGCTGCTTTCCAAGGTCCATGCGTACACTTTGCAGGCAGTGTGTTCATTGGTCTTTACAACAGTATGGAAAGGTAGGCCCAATGTTACTATTTCTCTAAAGCAGAGGGTGAGAAGGAGAGTTAAGGTTGACTTAGGGCGTCTAACCTCCGGGCTCGGCCTGGAGTTGtcccagaatgacagctgatcAGCTCCCCGGGAGAAAAAACCAGTTTCCAAGTGTGTGCTCTACGGCATCACATACCTGTTGACCTCCAtttcccagaatctccaggaatttcccaacccggagttggcagctGCAGGCTGactccatggcagagaggagatttaAATTTGGGCTTCCTGGCTCGCCCTTCTTGCTCTTCCTTACTTCATGAAAGAGGTCCAGTTTGGGAATTCACACTTCAGCGGGGGCATACTCACATAATGAACGTAAACCATTTGTAGTGTCAGGCCCTCTTCCCAAGggaccctgggaaatgtagtgcTGGGAAGCAAAGGGGTGTCTCAACCCCCGCCCCCCTCCTCTGTGCAATTGCCAGGACTGCTTCGGAGAAGCTGCAGCCGTCAAAGTCATTAAACTGATAGAAAGTTGTACTGTAGCTCTTGGCTGGAAAAGCCCAGTTATCTGGCAGACCCGTGTCAGCACAAGAACCTGCCATCACatgctgggggggtgggagggggagacgtTTTCATATCTCAGAACATTTGCTGGTGAGAGGAACAGATGCCAACGGAGAGCCTGTGCCAGGCACCATCAGGGCCTTGGGTTCCCCTTTGGCCCTGGCAGTTGCCCCACTGCCACCACAGCCCCTGCAGCCAGTGAAGAAAGTTGGGAGGGCCAGGAAAACGAGGCTAGCCGAGAGGACGAAGGCTCCACCCACCAGGAACGAGACCGTGAAGTTGCCAGTTATGTCACGTAGGAAGCCTAGAGAAAAATGGCAAGAGGGGAAGAAAACATTAGGGGGCTGAGCCAGACAGCATCCTCGCCTTTGCTAGGTGCCAGGATGACGTGAAAAGGGGGCTGGACAGCGTcagggaagaggaaagaggaggcCTGTTGCCTTCAGACCAAGCTGGGGCCTGGGCTGGCAGGGCAGTCTGTCCACAGACATCTGGATGCTGGTCCAGAGGGACGCAACTTGGCCCAATCCAGGACGTGGAGGGAACTGGGCTCAGTCCAGCAGGAAGCTCTCATGAGCACAGCCCagtgggagctgaggaagagcaggctgaaactgtgCTCATTCCCCCCTCTCCTTATCTTTGGGGGCggagggtgccctcaagtcatagctgacttatggcgacccctggtggggttttcatggcaagagactaacagaggtggtttgccgtcgcctgcctctgcaaccctggccttcattgaaggtctcccatccaattactaaccatggtcaacccagccctgcttagcttctgatgagatcaggctcacctgggctatccaggtcacggcCTCCTAATCTTTAAGTACTTCCCAATTCCTGAAGTTCATGACTAACATCTCTGGCCCTTAGAAAACATACTTTACTATCTGCTTCACATTTGGATGCTATTATAAAACTGCACATTAAAAGCAAACCCCCTGGGTTCCTTTTCCTTGCTAAGCACGAATGGGACAACAGATCAAAGTTTTGTTCTGTCATCTGTAAATACTGACTCCAGCCTTTCATATGAAGCCTGCTGGCAAacgaggaaaaaaaacccctccttgCAAAACCTCTGCTCCGAGCTGTCTTGTCCAGCAGCTCGTTTAGCAAAAGCTATCCCAACTTGCAAAGGAGCTGAGGCTTTGTAAGAAGCTCTGGTTGGATTCTGCAGCATATCGTCAGTGGTAAATAAATACCTAGAAGTAAGTAGAAGGCCCTTACCAGACAGGGGGGGTCCTAGTAATCCCCCAACACTCATCGCCATCAGACATAGACCGGTGGCATTCACGACACGGGCTACACCAACAATCTCCGGCAAGACCCCGAAAGCCACAGTTGCAAAACTCCCTGCACTGACACCGTAGAGCAAAGCCAGGACAAGGGAGTCTACGTAGGAGGCGGCAagcggaaggaggaggaggctgcagcCGGTAAGGGAGTTCAACAGCACCAGAAGACGGGCTGGCAAGATGAGGCGGCGGTCAGCAAAGCAACCGGCAAGCAGGCGGGCCAGGGCATCAGACAGAGCAGCAACAGACACCAGAGTGGCAGCTTTGTAGGGGTCCAGGCCCAGCACCCGCCCATAGGGCTCCAGGTGTACATAGGGGGTGAAATATCCAGCCGCCAGCAAAGCAGTGCCGAAAGAAAAGGCCCCAAACCCTCTCTGCGTGAAGAGACCCCAGTCGAACAAGGAGCCAGGCTCCAGCTGATCCCCCCGCAAGACCAGGGGGCGGAGGAGGGCCCCACAGACCACCAGGTGGAGGCTCAGAGCAGAAGTAACTAGCAAGGCCCCTCGCCAAGCAAGGGACTCGGCCAAGAGCCGCAGGAGCGGGGAAAGGGCAAAGGAGGAAAGCCCGTTGCCTGTCAGGGCGAGGCCCATGGCCAAGGATCGGCGAGAGGAGAAGTAGCGGGCGAGGGTGCCCATCACCGGGGCGAAGGCCAAGGCCCAGCCACAACCTGCAGGAAGACAGAGGGGCAGAGCTAGGCCGCGTTCGTGCTGTGGGGGAAACACAACAGCAAAACCAGCTCCAAAGAAGCTCCCGTTTGGGGTGGAACAAATGACACTGGTGCAAGTATTTGGGCCTcacagagagccaaactacaagtgacgcctgacacaggttggacacttgtcagcttcccacaagtttggatgggaaatgtaggcgccctggttttacagcttggctctccattacagctgcaagaccaggatgcctacatttcccatcaaaacttgagggaagctgacaagtgtccaacctgtgtcaggtgtcacttgtagcttggctctcagaggactGGCCACAGTCTTTGGGGGGAACCCCAGAGTTTGGTACATTCATCAACAAGGGTCCCCAGCCTTTCTGAGCCTATGGCACCTTTGGGATTCTCATAGAGTagggtgggcacagccacaaaatggctgcca encodes the following:
- the LOC129340009 gene encoding monocarboxylate transporter 11-like — encoded protein: MVVLSGFLANSLTYGVLRSLGILFEDLVEAFDASAAQVSWVTAIALATEQFASPIGTAASMRFGARPVVVAGGLLSFLGILGASFSTSLLQLYLTLGFLTGCGWALAFAPVMGTLARYFSSRRSLAMGLALTGNGLSSFALSPLLRLLAESLAWRGALLVTSALSLHLVVCGALLRPLVLRGDQLEPGSLFDWGLFTQRGFGAFSFGTALLAAGYFTPYVHLEPYGRVLGLDPYKAATLVSVAALSDALARLLAGCFADRRLILPARLLVLLNSLTGCSLLLLPLAASYVDSLVLALLYGVSAGSFATVAFGVLPEIVGVARVVNATGLCLMAMSVGGLLGPPLSGFLRDITGNFTVSFLVGGAFVLSASLVFLALPTFFTGCRGCGGSGATARAKGEPKALMVPGTGSPLASVPLTSKCSEI